Proteins encoded in a region of the Vicia villosa cultivar HV-30 ecotype Madison, WI linkage group LG5, Vvil1.0, whole genome shotgun sequence genome:
- the LOC131603927 gene encoding annexin D5-like has product MSTVILPPVPPSPKEDAMQLHRAFKGFGCDTTAVINILAHRDAAQRAYLQQEYRSMFYEDLLKRLSSELSGKLENAVLLWMHDPAGRDAVILRQSLTVTKALEAATEVICSRTPAQLQFLRQIYHAKFGIFLDHDIERNTSGDHKKILLAYLNTPRHEGPETNREMAENDAVVLYRAGEKKLGTDEKIFVQIFSGHSAAQLAAINQFYKTKYGHPLTKAIKNETSGHFAHALLTIVQCAENPARYFAKVLRKAMKGLGTDDTKLIRVIVTRSEIDLHYIKAEYLKKYKKTLNDAVHSETSGNYRAFLLALLGQNQ; this is encoded by the exons ATGTCTACGGTGATTCTACCACCTGTTCCTCCTTCCCCAAAAGAAGATGCCATGCAACTTCACCGCGCTTTCAaag GTTTTGGATGTGATACCACCGCTGTGATCAATATACTTGCTCATAGAGATGCCGCTCAGCGTGCCTATCTCCAACAAGAATACCGTTCCATGTTTTACGAGGATCTTCTCAAACGATTATCTTCCGAACTTTCTGGCAAATTGGAAAATGCTGTTCTTCTTTGGATGCACGACCCTGCCGGACGTGATGCTGTTATCCTTAGGCAGTCTCTCACCGTCACCAAAGCTCTTGAAGCCGCCACTGAAGTTATATGTTCCAGAACTCCAGCACAGCTTCAATTTTTAAGGCAGATTTACCATGCCAAATTCGGCATTTTTCTTGATCATGATATCGAAAGAAATACCTCTGGCGATCATAAAAAG ATTTTACTTGCATATCTAAACACACCGCGCCACGAAGGCCCTGAGACTAATAGAGAAATGGCTGAGAATGATGCGGTGGTTCTCTATAGAGCTGGTGAGAAGAAACTGGGGACGGATGAGAAAATTTTTGTGCAAATATTCAGTGGTCACAGTGCGGCGCAGTTGGCTGCCATTAATCAGTTTTACAAAACCAAGTATGGACATCCATTGACAAAG GCAATAAAGAATGAAACATCAGGCCATTTTGCTCATGCACTTCTGACAATAGTCCAATGTGCTGAGAATCCTGCTAGGTATTTCGCAAAG GTCCTACGTAAGGCAATGAAAGGGTTGGGGACTGATGACACAAAGCTTATCAGGGTGATTGTAACAAGGAGTGAGATTGATCTACATTATATCAAAGCTGAATATTTAAAGAAATATAAGAAGACACTAAATGATGCAGTTCACTCAGAAACATCTGGCAACTACAGGGCTTTTCTTCTCGCACTTTTAGGTCAAAACCAGTAG
- the LOC131603926 gene encoding uncharacterized protein LOC131603926 isoform X1 has protein sequence MLMMWCGNTAGVLFVPSCFCSCWKWKLYPPPPPTTELVSRKLNRRQSVKLFCQNTENVNSSYDFDPELRSALELATQSELCEIQTILFGPSYLSPLLKSITLTTPTTTSMVEQDIQLRQQFIATLESRFFYLAADARSTLRGWRPTYRNVLLQLRNKLSIPCSTKLSTHDLELEIFLHLLHYNSDEESENDTALLDVSTESDAQGTLQLGLNQWKMQSNVGKQDFQSLLLKGGSILTLAKIYQLLARKLSGKLIGEAANYQVKKELLKKGGQLALINLESRTALLAAKQGFLGAASRYLGFRSVLTLLGPVLWGTFLADLVIQMLGTDYARILRTIYALAQIRVIRTYKLPSDIAEE, from the exons ATGTTGATGATGTGGTGTGGAAATACAGCGGGAGTGCTCTTCGTCCCATCTTGCTTTTGCTCTTGTTGGAAATGGAAACTCTACCCTCCTCCTCCTCCTACAACG GAATTGGTTTCGCGGAAGCTGAATCGCCGTCAGAGTGTGAAGTTGTTTTGTCAAAATACGGAAAATGTTAATTCTTCTTATGACTTCGATCCCGAGCTGCGCTCCGCCCTTGAACTTGCTACTCAGTCTGAGTTATGTGAAATTCAAACTATCCTTTTCGGTCCAAG CTACTTGAGTCCTTTGCTCAAATCCATCACATTAACAACTCCAACTACAACTAGCATGGTTGAACAAGACATTCAACTCCGCCAACAATTTATAGCCACACTCGAGTCCCGATTTTTCTACTTAGCAGCCGATGCACGCTCAACTTTAAGGGGTTGGAGACCCACTTACAGAAATGTCTTGCTTCAACTAAGGAATAAATTGAGTATTCCCTGCTCAACCAAACTCTCTACTCACGACCTTGAATTAGAAATATTCCTCCACCTTTTACACTATAACTCAGA TGAAGAATCAGAAAACGATACAGCCTTATTGGATGTATCCACCGAGTCTGATGCTCAAGGAACTCTACAGCTTGGACTCAATCAATGGAAAATGCAGTCAAACGTTGGAAAACAAGACTTTCAATCTCTTCTTTTAaag GGAGGTAGTATACTTACGTTGGCAAAGATCTATCAATTG TTGGCAAGGAAATTATCTGGAAAATTGATTGGAGAAGCTGCTAATTACCAGGTTAAGAAAGAGTTGTTGAAGAAG GGTGGACAGTTAGCTTTGATCAATTTAGAATCCAGAACTGCTTTGCTTGCAGCTAAACAG GGTTTTCTTGGTGCTGCATCAAGATATCTGGGTTTTAGAAGCGTGCTCACATTACTTGGACCTGT GCTTTGGGGAACATTTCTGGCTGATCTGGTTATTCAAATGCTGGGAACAGATTATGCTAGAATCTTGCGAACAATTTATGCTTTAGCTCAG ATTCGTGTCATCCGCACATATAAGTTGCCATCTGATATTGCTGAGGAATAG
- the LOC131603926 gene encoding uncharacterized protein LOC131603926 isoform X2: MVEQDIQLRQQFIATLESRFFYLAADARSTLRGWRPTYRNVLLQLRNKLSIPCSTKLSTHDLELEIFLHLLHYNSDEESENDTALLDVSTESDAQGTLQLGLNQWKMQSNVGKQDFQSLLLKGGSILTLAKIYQLLARKLSGKLIGEAANYQVKKELLKKGGQLALINLESRTALLAAKQGFLGAASRYLGFRSVLTLLGPVLWGTFLADLVIQMLGTDYARILRTIYALAQIRVIRTYKLPSDIAEE, encoded by the exons ATGGTTGAACAAGACATTCAACTCCGCCAACAATTTATAGCCACACTCGAGTCCCGATTTTTCTACTTAGCAGCCGATGCACGCTCAACTTTAAGGGGTTGGAGACCCACTTACAGAAATGTCTTGCTTCAACTAAGGAATAAATTGAGTATTCCCTGCTCAACCAAACTCTCTACTCACGACCTTGAATTAGAAATATTCCTCCACCTTTTACACTATAACTCAGA TGAAGAATCAGAAAACGATACAGCCTTATTGGATGTATCCACCGAGTCTGATGCTCAAGGAACTCTACAGCTTGGACTCAATCAATGGAAAATGCAGTCAAACGTTGGAAAACAAGACTTTCAATCTCTTCTTTTAaag GGAGGTAGTATACTTACGTTGGCAAAGATCTATCAATTG TTGGCAAGGAAATTATCTGGAAAATTGATTGGAGAAGCTGCTAATTACCAGGTTAAGAAAGAGTTGTTGAAGAAG GGTGGACAGTTAGCTTTGATCAATTTAGAATCCAGAACTGCTTTGCTTGCAGCTAAACAG GGTTTTCTTGGTGCTGCATCAAGATATCTGGGTTTTAGAAGCGTGCTCACATTACTTGGACCTGT GCTTTGGGGAACATTTCTGGCTGATCTGGTTATTCAAATGCTGGGAACAGATTATGCTAGAATCTTGCGAACAATTTATGCTTTAGCTCAG ATTCGTGTCATCCGCACATATAAGTTGCCATCTGATATTGCTGAGGAATAG
- the LOC131606023 gene encoding protein MAIN-LIKE 1-like, with amino-acid sequence MTVTLDDVHALFHLPIAGTFFTPVHRDQTTAVQMVRDALEVDELVVLKEFGDTRGFHLRMSWLRKVYQQLVDAGRYEVAARAYMLHLVACTLFADKSAYYIDVRYLTLFSDLDTPCWAWGMVALTMIYTTLDAASRPDIRQLAGFLSLLQCWIYKHFLRICEQRTQHCAASNPCVMRWKAKQNLLGEAPLMEYRQRLDALTLDDVIWTPYIGHHEHRPFDASSLYSVYVRWESHVARHLPARCLRQFGYIEGTPRPVPEAPAGGIDR; translated from the exons ATGACAGTGACTTTGGATGATGTACATGCCCTGTTTCACCTTCCAATAGCTGGTACATTTTTTACACCAGTTCATAGGGACCAGACGACGGCGGTGCAGATGGTGAGGGATGCGTTAGAGGTTGATGAGCTAGTTGTGCTCAAGGAGTTTGGTGACACTCGGGGCTTTCACCTCAGGATGTCTTGGCTGAGGAAGGTTTATCAACAGCTTGTCGATGCAGGGAGGTACGAGGTTGCCGCTAGGGCGTACATGCTACATCTAGtggcatgtactctctttgcGGACAAGTCTGCTTATTATATAGATGTACGCTATCTTACTCTCTTTAGCGACCTTGATACTCCGTGTTGGGCTTGGGGAATGGTTGCTCTGACGATGATATACACGACGCTTGATGCCGCATCTCGTCCTGACATCAGACAACTTGCTGGTTTTTTGAGCTTGCTACAG TGTTGGATCTACAAGCATTTCCTTCGCATCTGTGAGCAGAGGACCCAACATTGTGCGGCTTCTAACCCCTGTGTGATGAGGTGGAAGGCCAAACAGAACCTTCTAGGAGAGGCACCCTTGATGGAGTACAGACAAAGGCTGGATGCTCTGACACTAGATGATGTCATCTGGACACCGTATATAGGTCATCACGAGCACCGTCCTTTTGATGCATCTTCCTTATATTCAGTTTATGTCAGATGGGAGAGCCATGTGGCTAGACACTTGCCTGCGAGGTGTCTACGCCAGTTTGGTTATATAGAGGGCACCCCACGGCCGGTCCCGGAGGCTCCAGCTGGTGGCATTGATCGCTAG